In one Mucilaginibacter ginsenosidivorax genomic region, the following are encoded:
- a CDS encoding AtpZ/AtpI family protein — protein MTQNEKGDDKDNAGKEVNSYAKFSGVAFQMIAVIGVFAFAGYKIDQAGNHQTKWATAALSLVGVFISLYIVIRSVKS, from the coding sequence ATGACCCAAAACGAAAAAGGTGATGATAAGGATAACGCTGGTAAGGAAGTAAACAGCTATGCCAAATTTAGCGGCGTAGCTTTCCAGATGATTGCCGTTATCGGGGTGTTTGCGTTTGCCGGTTATAAAATAGACCAGGCCGGTAACCATCAAACTAAATGGGCCACGGCCGCTTTGTCGCTTGTTGGGGTATTTATTTCATTGTACATTGTTATCAGATCCGTAAAGAGTTGA
- the atpA gene encoding F0F1 ATP synthase subunit alpha, with protein MVEVRPDEVSAILRQQLAGFKSESELEEVGTVLQVGDGIARVYGLTKVQSGELVEFGTGLQGIVLNLEEDNVGVVLLGKSDDIKEGDTVKRTNRIASINVGEGMLGRVVDTLGNPIDGKGPIVGQTYEMPLERKAPGVIYRQPVTEPLQTGIKAIDAMIPIGRGQRELVIGDRQTGKTAVCIDTIINQKEFYDAGKPVICIYVACGQKASTVANIVRTLEENGAMPFSIVVAANASDSATMQFFAPFAGAAIGEYFRDTGRPALIIYDDLSKQAVAYREVSLLLRRPPGREAYPGDVFYLHSRLLERAAKINSNDSIAQQMNDLPESIRGIVKGGGSLTALPIIETQAGDVSAYIPTNVISITDGQIFLESNLFNAGIRPAINVGISVSRVGGNAQIKSMKKVAGTLKLDQAQFRELEAFSKFGSDLDASTKSVLDKGIRNVEVLKQGQFSPVTVEKQVAIIYLGTKNLMRNVPVKDIRKFELEFTSQLEERHPEVLAALKAGKFDDQITGVLETVAKELAGKY; from the coding sequence ATGGTAGAGGTAAGACCAGACGAAGTATCGGCAATTTTGCGTCAGCAATTGGCAGGCTTCAAGTCAGAATCTGAATTAGAAGAAGTGGGTACTGTACTCCAGGTGGGTGACGGTATTGCACGCGTTTATGGATTAACAAAAGTACAATCAGGTGAGCTTGTTGAATTTGGAACAGGATTACAAGGTATCGTACTTAACCTTGAAGAAGATAACGTGGGTGTGGTATTGTTAGGTAAATCTGACGATATTAAAGAAGGTGATACCGTTAAACGTACCAACCGTATTGCATCAATTAACGTAGGCGAAGGTATGCTTGGCCGTGTTGTTGATACTTTAGGTAACCCAATTGATGGTAAAGGACCGATTGTTGGCCAAACTTACGAAATGCCTTTAGAGCGTAAAGCGCCGGGTGTTATCTACCGTCAGCCGGTTACCGAGCCTTTGCAAACAGGTATCAAAGCTATCGACGCGATGATCCCTATCGGCCGTGGCCAGCGTGAGTTGGTTATTGGTGACCGCCAAACCGGTAAAACTGCGGTTTGTATCGATACCATCATCAACCAAAAAGAATTTTATGATGCCGGCAAACCGGTTATCTGTATATATGTTGCCTGCGGTCAAAAAGCGTCAACAGTAGCAAACATTGTGCGCACACTGGAAGAAAACGGCGCTATGCCATTCTCTATCGTAGTTGCCGCAAATGCTTCTGACTCTGCTACCATGCAGTTCTTTGCTCCTTTCGCGGGTGCAGCTATCGGCGAGTATTTCCGCGATACTGGCCGCCCTGCATTGATCATCTATGATGATTTATCAAAACAGGCTGTTGCTTACCGCGAGGTGTCGTTGTTGTTACGTCGTCCACCGGGCCGTGAGGCTTATCCAGGTGACGTATTTTACCTGCACAGCCGTTTATTGGAGCGTGCCGCTAAAATCAACTCAAATGATTCTATCGCGCAGCAAATGAACGATCTTCCGGAGTCTATCCGTGGTATCGTAAAAGGTGGCGGTTCATTAACCGCGTTGCCTATCATCGAAACACAAGCTGGTGACGTATCTGCATACATCCCAACCAACGTAATTTCAATTACCGATGGTCAGATTTTCTTAGAGTCTAACTTATTCAACGCCGGTATCCGTCCGGCCATCAACGTAGGTATCTCGGTATCACGTGTGGGTGGTAACGCGCAGATCAAATCGATGAAGAAAGTAGCTGGTACTTTGAAACTTGACCAGGCTCAGTTCCGCGAGTTAGAGGCCTTCTCTAAATTTGGATCAGACCTTGATGCTTCAACAAAATCAGTGTTGGATAAAGGTATCCGTAACGTAGAGGTATTGAAACAAGGACAATTTTCGCCGGTAACTGTTGAAAAACAGGTGGCAATTATTTACTTAGGTACCAAAAACCTGATGCGTAATGTACCTGTGAAAGATATCAGGAAATTCGAATTAGAGTTCACCAGTCAGTTAGAGGAGCGTCATCCGGAAGTATTAGCTGCGCTTAAAGCAGGTAAATTCGACGATCAGATAACAGGCGTACTGGAAACAGTAGCTAAAGAACTGGCAGGAAAGTACTAA
- the atpF gene encoding F0F1 ATP synthase subunit B, whose amino-acid sequence MDLVTPALGLVFWTTISFAVLLFILGKFAWKPILGALSDRERFIEDSLQKAEAAKEEMSRLTNENESLLKQARAERDQILSDARKVKDQMIVDAKELAHKEGARMIELARVEINNQKAIAMADVKNQVATLSLQIAEKVLRKQFEDQQKQDELVSQLLKEVKL is encoded by the coding sequence ATGGATTTAGTTACTCCCGCATTAGGCTTAGTTTTCTGGACAACGATATCATTTGCGGTACTGTTGTTTATATTAGGAAAATTTGCCTGGAAACCAATCTTGGGCGCGTTAAGCGATCGTGAACGTTTTATTGAAGATTCGCTTCAGAAAGCCGAAGCTGCCAAAGAAGAAATGTCCCGTTTAACTAACGAGAATGAATCGTTACTAAAACAAGCCCGTGCCGAGCGCGATCAGATCCTTTCTGATGCCCGTAAGGTCAAAGACCAGATGATTGTTGATGCTAAAGAACTGGCACACAAAGAAGGCGCGCGCATGATTGAGCTTGCCCGCGTTGAAATTAACAATCAGAAAGCTATCGCGATGGCTGATGTTAAAAACCAGGTAGCTACATTATCGCTGCAAATTGCCGAGAAAGTATTACGCAAGCAGTTTGAAGATCAGCAAAAACAAGATGAACTGGTAAGCCAGTTATTAAAAGAAGTGAAGTTATAG
- the atpG gene encoding ATP synthase F1 subunit gamma codes for MANLKEVRNRIKSVTSTQQITKAMKMVSAAKLKRATNAIVQLRPYANKLKDLLANLSESLEDGASPYLQEREPVRVLVVVVSSNRGLAGAFNANVIKTANNLIAEKYSKQLAAGNVSIVAIGKKSQEFYERRKYNVIGNNNDLYLDLNFENASKITESIMEGFVNGKYDRVELVYNHFRNAAVQFLIAEQLLPVPKPEKKEAVKAANVDYILEPNQREIVEQLIPKNIKIQLYRAVLDSNASEHGARMTAMDKATENAGELLKALKLSYNQARQAAITTELTEIVSGAAALAG; via the coding sequence ATGGCTAATTTAAAAGAAGTAAGAAACAGGATAAAGTCTGTAACATCAACCCAGCAGATTACCAAGGCCATGAAAATGGTTTCGGCAGCTAAGCTGAAACGTGCTACAAACGCTATTGTTCAATTGCGCCCATATGCCAATAAGTTGAAAGACCTTTTGGCAAACTTGTCTGAAAGTTTGGAGGATGGTGCATCGCCATATTTACAGGAGCGTGAGCCTGTACGTGTATTGGTGGTTGTGGTATCGTCAAACCGCGGTTTGGCGGGTGCTTTTAACGCCAACGTTATTAAAACGGCCAATAACCTGATTGCAGAAAAATACAGCAAGCAATTGGCGGCGGGTAATGTTTCGATAGTAGCGATTGGTAAAAAAAGCCAGGAGTTTTATGAAAGGCGCAAGTACAACGTAATTGGCAACAATAACGACTTATACCTTGACCTTAACTTCGAGAATGCTTCAAAAATTACTGAAAGCATTATGGAAGGTTTTGTGAATGGCAAGTACGATAGAGTGGAGTTGGTGTATAACCATTTCCGTAATGCTGCTGTACAATTTTTAATTGCCGAACAGTTATTACCAGTTCCAAAACCTGAGAAAAAAGAAGCTGTGAAAGCGGCAAATGTTGATTACATCCTGGAGCCAAACCAACGCGAAATTGTTGAGCAACTGATCCCTAAAAATATCAAGATTCAGTTATACCGTGCGGTATTAGATTCAAACGCATCTGAACATGGTGCACGTATGACTGCGATGGACAAAGCGACTGAAAATGCTGGCGAATTGCTGAAAGCTCTGAAGCTTTCATACAACCAGGCCCGCCAGGCAGCCATTACTACCGAGCTTACCGAAATTGTGAGCGGCGCGGCAGCACTGGCCGGATAA
- the atpB gene encoding F0F1 ATP synthase subunit A → MNSKIFKTFLISALFLLLGVMPTLSFSQENVKKEESKPFDPKEVVFEHIGDSHFWPVTIPLMHEHFISLPVILYTDKGLEIFLSGVLLKEEGKEEGPVYKGTHYSYKLEGNKIVAVNEAGEVDKTAKVYDFSITRNVASMWMGMIILLIVFFAVTSGYRKNVGKAPKGIQALLEPVILFVRDDVAIPNIGIKHGRYMPLLLTIFFFILINNLLGLVPFFPGGFNLTGNIAVTLVLSVIVLIVINFSGNKYYWKHIFTPDIPVWLYPIMVPVEIIGIISKPFALMIRLFANITAGHIIVLSLISLIFIFKTAWMSTVSVPFVVFMDMIELLVAFLQAFIFTMLTSLFIGMAVEEHHH, encoded by the coding sequence TTGAACTCAAAAATATTTAAAACATTCCTGATTTCCGCGCTTTTTTTGTTGTTAGGTGTAATGCCTACACTTTCATTTTCGCAGGAAAATGTCAAAAAAGAAGAGTCAAAGCCTTTTGATCCTAAAGAGGTAGTATTTGAACATATCGGCGATTCGCACTTCTGGCCAGTTACAATTCCGTTGATGCACGAGCACTTTATTTCGCTGCCGGTGATATTGTATACTGATAAAGGATTGGAAATTTTCTTATCTGGCGTTCTGTTAAAGGAAGAGGGGAAAGAAGAAGGTCCGGTTTATAAAGGTACCCACTACAGCTACAAGCTTGAAGGCAATAAAATTGTTGCTGTAAACGAAGCTGGCGAGGTAGATAAAACTGCTAAGGTTTATGATTTTTCAATTACCCGTAACGTAGCCAGTATGTGGATGGGAATGATTATTTTGTTAATTGTTTTCTTCGCTGTTACTTCCGGTTACAGGAAAAATGTTGGCAAAGCGCCTAAAGGCATCCAGGCATTGTTAGAGCCGGTTATCCTTTTTGTACGCGATGATGTGGCTATTCCTAATATAGGCATTAAGCACGGAAGGTACATGCCTTTATTGCTTACTATATTCTTTTTTATATTAATCAATAACCTGTTGGGTTTGGTGCCGTTTTTTCCGGGAGGTTTTAACTTAACGGGTAATATAGCGGTAACTTTAGTATTATCGGTAATTGTATTAATCGTTATTAATTTTAGCGGTAACAAATACTACTGGAAACACATTTTTACTCCCGACATCCCTGTTTGGTTGTATCCAATCATGGTTCCGGTTGAGATTATCGGTATCATTTCAAAGCCTTTCGCTTTAATGATCCGTTTGTTTGCAAACATTACTGCAGGCCACATTATCGTACTGAGTTTAATATCATTGATCTTTATCTTTAAAACCGCATGGATGTCGACAGTTTCTGTTCCGTTTGTGGTGTTTATGGATATGATAGAATTGCTTGTGGCATTTTTACAGGCGTTTATTTTTACGATGCTTACATCCCTGTTTATAGGTATGGCTGTTGAAGAGCATCACCATTAA
- a CDS encoding SusC/RagA family TonB-linked outer membrane protein, whose protein sequence is MKKLLVTSLCLLLLCLTQAYAQNRTVTGTVTAKDDGLPIPGVTVIVKGTTSGTQTNASGKFSLSAPANATLVFRFVGYTPVEKPATADPMVVVLTSVSNQLGEVVVTGAFNTKQTSRAISYAAQVVKSDALNTIRQPNVNNALAGKVAGLQVRSQSVGALGRNTQVRLRGATGFGNSSGALYVVDGTILPNSDDLNPDDVENITVLQGPAASAQFGSAGANGAIVITTKRGGKVKGVGIELNAGVNFDKVYILPNYQNTYAGGAAADLMQYHYKAGDPEGWKALDGKFYPDYTDDSSWGPKMVGQEYIPWYAWAPGTKYSFKTAKLVAQPNNARDFFETGTTLNNGIAFTKSADDYNIRMSYNNQHVNGIVPYTALMKNVFNLNVNYDLGKHFTVGANVNFVSQKVHGNISDGYANASTGNFNQWMHRDLDMGIIKELKDLTSPDGTLVSWNHQNPTSYTTDDPGYFYAGNYWYNMYKIAELNTKDNQRDRFYGNVYLQYKLNKDFNIKATYRKNSRSEWQEEFIPAILQKSGSQTGVKNYYRTYNVYENRENYELLANYNKQIADFKIDVNAGSDIYNRSYKDNGGNTVDGLSIPDLYNITNSVSAPSVFNTRINEQYRALFAKATLGYKNFLFLDGTVRNDWFSSLFPKDNSVLAKSFGGSFVFSELLPQFNNWLSFGKVRVSYGETPQALATANDNYGGYRNNTVYGVNQYKFGTNILMNTPDQSVDPALHGAVFKQTEVGLDLRFLNDRLGLSATYYAGTDVDFPASVTVNPASGFSSILTNFGKIQRKGIELTLSGTPVRINNFNWDVTINGARQLQNKVIEVSKKYGVTRYTNPNDQVWGTDMPYMVFQEGKEWGQIYGNGIKRNAAGVPIIAANGMYANDPNVYFGSVLPKWTGGIQNSFTIFKSFVLNANIDYQVGGKFVSLSNRWGQFSGLTSVTASLNDKGVPVRDPVADGGGVKVSGVDDSGKPVSNYIDAKTYFQGLTNNKTYDSYIYDLTFVKLREVSIGYKIPVAKLGLGKVIQSARFDITGRNLLLIYAKSKDYDPSEISSQQGETGQLPGTRGIGFNLKVTF, encoded by the coding sequence ATGAAAAAACTTTTAGTCACAAGTTTGTGCCTTCTGTTGTTATGCTTAACACAGGCGTATGCACAAAACCGAACTGTTACTGGTACGGTTACCGCGAAAGATGATGGCCTGCCCATCCCGGGAGTAACCGTAATTGTAAAGGGTACAACCTCAGGTACCCAAACTAACGCCTCCGGTAAATTCTCATTAAGCGCCCCGGCAAACGCTACCCTTGTTTTCAGGTTTGTAGGTTACACACCGGTTGAAAAGCCGGCTACTGCCGATCCTATGGTTGTAGTGCTTACATCGGTAAGTAACCAGCTTGGCGAGGTTGTGGTAACGGGTGCATTCAATACCAAACAAACTTCACGCGCTATCTCTTACGCAGCGCAGGTTGTAAAGTCTGATGCGTTAAACACCATCCGTCAGCCAAACGTTAACAATGCGTTGGCAGGTAAGGTTGCAGGTTTGCAGGTACGTAGCCAGTCGGTAGGTGCTTTGGGCCGCAACACACAGGTAAGGCTTCGTGGTGCTACCGGTTTCGGTAACAGCTCTGGTGCCCTGTATGTTGTTGATGGTACTATTCTGCCAAACTCCGATGATCTTAACCCCGATGATGTTGAAAATATCACGGTATTGCAAGGCCCTGCTGCATCAGCGCAGTTTGGTTCTGCCGGTGCAAATGGTGCTATCGTTATTACTACTAAAAGAGGTGGTAAAGTTAAAGGTGTTGGCATCGAGTTAAATGCCGGCGTAAACTTTGATAAGGTTTACATACTGCCTAACTACCAAAATACTTATGCCGGTGGTGCAGCTGCAGATTTAATGCAGTATCATTACAAAGCGGGCGATCCTGAAGGATGGAAAGCTTTGGATGGCAAATTCTACCCGGATTATACAGATGATAGCAGCTGGGGTCCTAAAATGGTGGGCCAGGAGTATATTCCATGGTATGCATGGGCTCCGGGAACCAAATACTCGTTTAAAACAGCAAAGCTTGTTGCGCAGCCAAACAACGCGCGCGATTTCTTTGAAACAGGTACTACCCTTAACAACGGCATTGCCTTCACAAAATCGGCCGATGATTATAACATCAGGATGTCGTACAACAACCAGCACGTAAATGGTATAGTTCCGTATACCGCCCTGATGAAAAACGTATTTAACTTAAATGTTAACTACGATTTAGGCAAACACTTTACCGTAGGGGCTAATGTTAACTTTGTTAGCCAAAAGGTACATGGTAACATAAGCGACGGTTACGCCAATGCTTCTACAGGTAACTTTAACCAATGGATGCACCGCGACCTTGATATGGGCATCATAAAAGAATTGAAGGATTTAACAAGTCCGGATGGTACCTTGGTAAGCTGGAATCACCAGAACCCAACTTCATACACAACTGATGATCCGGGTTATTTTTATGCTGGTAACTACTGGTATAACATGTACAAAATAGCCGAGCTTAATACCAAGGATAATCAGCGCGACCGTTTTTATGGTAACGTGTATTTACAATACAAGCTTAATAAGGATTTTAACATTAAGGCAACTTACCGTAAAAATTCAAGAAGCGAGTGGCAGGAGGAATTTATCCCGGCTATCCTTCAAAAAAGCGGATCGCAAACAGGTGTGAAAAATTACTACCGCACTTACAATGTTTATGAAAACCGCGAAAACTACGAGTTGCTGGCAAATTACAACAAGCAGATAGCTGATTTTAAAATTGATGTAAATGCCGGTAGTGATATTTATAACAGGAGCTACAAGGATAATGGTGGTAACACTGTTGATGGTTTAAGTATCCCCGATCTTTATAATATCACCAACTCGGTTAGTGCGCCATCAGTTTTTAACACCCGTATAAACGAGCAATACAGGGCGTTATTTGCAAAAGCAACATTAGGTTACAAAAACTTCCTGTTTTTAGATGGTACTGTACGTAACGATTGGTTTTCATCATTGTTCCCTAAAGATAACAGCGTATTAGCTAAGTCATTTGGTGGTTCATTTGTTTTCAGCGAGTTATTGCCACAGTTTAATAACTGGTTAAGCTTTGGTAAGGTAAGGGTATCATATGGTGAAACCCCGCAAGCGCTTGCAACTGCTAATGATAACTACGGCGGATACAGGAATAACACTGTTTACGGCGTTAACCAATACAAATTTGGTACAAACATTTTAATGAACACTCCTGACCAAAGCGTTGACCCAGCCTTACACGGTGCCGTGTTTAAGCAAACAGAGGTAGGTTTGGATTTAAGGTTCCTTAACGATAGGTTAGGTTTATCTGCTACTTATTACGCAGGTACCGATGTTGATTTCCCTGCTTCGGTTACGGTTAACCCAGCCAGCGGTTTTTCGAGCATATTAACCAACTTTGGTAAAATTCAAAGAAAAGGTATCGAGCTTACTTTAAGCGGTACCCCGGTACGCATCAATAACTTTAACTGGGATGTAACCATCAATGGTGCACGCCAGCTACAAAACAAAGTTATCGAGGTTAGCAAAAAATATGGTGTAACCCGCTATACCAACCCTAACGACCAGGTTTGGGGAACAGATATGCCTTACATGGTGTTCCAGGAAGGTAAAGAGTGGGGCCAGATATACGGTAACGGTATAAAACGTAATGCCGCCGGCGTTCCTATTATTGCCGCCAACGGTATGTATGCTAACGATCCGAACGTATATTTTGGTAGCGTGCTTCCAAAATGGACCGGCGGTATCCAAAACTCATTCACCATTTTTAAAAGCTTTGTGCTTAATGCCAACATCGATTACCAGGTTGGCGGTAAATTTGTTTCATTATCAAACAGGTGGGGGCAGTTTAGTGGTTTAACTTCTGTAACCGCTTCACTTAACGATAAAGGAGTTCCTGTTCGCGATCCTGTGGCCGATGGTGGTGGTGTTAAAGTTAGTGGTGTTGACGATAGCGGCAAACCGGTTTCTAACTACATCGATGCTAAAACCTATTTCCAGGGCTTAACCAACAACAAAACTTACGATTCATATATCTATGATTTAACATTTGTTAAACTTCGTGAGGTTTCAATCGGTTACAAAATACCGGTAGCTAAATTAGGTTTAGGAAAAGTTATCCAGTCGGCAAGGTTTGATATCACCGGTCGTAATTTACTGTTGATCTATGCTAAATCAAAAGATTACGATCCGTCTGAAATTAGCTCGCAACAAGGTGAAACAGGCCAGTTACCAGGCACCAGGGGCATAGGTTTTAACCTTAAGGTAACTTTCTAA
- the atpH gene encoding ATP synthase F1 subunit delta has product MSELTVGTRYAKSLIDLAQEQNSVDVIKGDMDLFIHTLKASPELKAVLSNPIIAHSKKTKILDAVFLGKVNKVTIAFFKLMVDKGRGEVLYTTAHEYINQFNIKKHITKAKVTSATELSAVNKATLAAEVQKAVGGTVELEAKVDASLIGGFVLTVGDRQVDTSIAASLKKLKKEFAEKVIQ; this is encoded by the coding sequence ATGTCAGAATTAACGGTAGGAACCAGGTACGCTAAATCCCTTATTGACCTTGCACAGGAACAAAACAGTGTTGACGTGATTAAGGGTGATATGGATCTTTTTATCCATACCTTAAAGGCAAGCCCGGAGCTTAAAGCTGTTTTGAGCAACCCGATTATCGCCCACAGCAAAAAAACCAAGATACTTGATGCCGTATTTTTAGGTAAAGTAAATAAGGTTACCATAGCGTTTTTTAAACTGATGGTTGATAAAGGTCGTGGCGAGGTTTTATATACAACTGCCCACGAGTATATAAACCAGTTCAACATCAAAAAGCACATCACTAAAGCTAAAGTTACATCGGCTACCGAATTATCGGCAGTTAATAAAGCCACGCTTGCCGCCGAAGTGCAAAAAGCTGTTGGCGGAACAGTTGAACTGGAAGCTAAGGTTGATGCATCATTAATTGGTGGTTTTGTATTAACCGTTGGCGACAGGCAGGTTGATACCAGCATTGCTGCAAGCTTGAAAAAATTGAAAAAAGAATTTGCCGAGAAGGTAATTCAATAA
- the atpE gene encoding ATP synthase F0 subunit C — translation MIGMIGTIAQAVAAAGVTGKIGAIGAGLAVIGAGIGIGSIGGKAVEGIARQPEAASKIQTNMIIAAALVEGVALFAVVVALL, via the coding sequence ATGATTGGAATGATTGGAACAATTGCACAGGCTGTAGCTGCAGCAGGCGTTACAGGTAAAATTGGTGCAATTGGCGCTGGCTTAGCCGTTATTGGTGCTGGTATTGGTATCGGTTCTATCGGTGGTAAAGCCGTTGAAGGTATCGCCCGTCAGCCAGAAGCTGCCTCAAAAATTCAAACTAACATGATCATCGCTGCAGCCCTTGTTGAAGGTGTTGCTTTGTTTGCCGTGGTAGTAGCTTTGCTCTAA